The following proteins are encoded in a genomic region of Hyalangium minutum:
- a CDS encoding FG-GAP-like repeat-containing protein has translation MLPPMRVERWGWVWPRWTDPRLPFAGILTLYGVLGFSFFGFNRSPAQMAAIVITGSVLDAALGWLLRREKVVPLSGYISCCSLALLLNYSHHSWLLLLPVWLTIGSKYVLTFEGKHIFNPSMFGVATSLLLSRELITAAPAYQWANGAVAMSAFIVMAALVLFFFRVGRGWLVVSFLTFYAAQTALRAYVMRHHLPPEVLFLGTLGAPSFFIFTFYMITDPGTSPNTPRAQVLLALAITLVDLVLHFKESVYTFFYAALTCATARFLFLHARAAWRKGLGESLRIFFSADRLKRVGVVGGLGAAMAGAYFVVVAPSVTAHPLNFHMDRMEAAQTGLGSQMGDVLTRVDPRVAHISKWVLSVGDSVAAGDFDGDGLLDLFLSHPLKRDEDRAALYRNLGGFRFERVKVPVLERFAQSYDRNGLAGTATFVDYDGDGDQDLAIGVAFGPSRLLRNQLRETGQATFEDVTEKAGVADHSVSLGVAFLDYDRDGHLDLLVTNALTTHLPDYAKPTPLNLFHLPEPEYPGDRRMFRFMHDGWHQADNGGLNRLYRARGDGTFEPLDMQAMGMPETRWSLATSTVDLNHDGWTDLYIANDFGPDEVYLNEGGKHFRRIAGKLFGEIGKDTYKGMNASVADFDRNGYLDVYVSNVHHSLQAEGSLLWMVGPGQGDPFVPSFKDEATFRGALNERRFGWGAAAGDLDNDGWPDIVQANGMVDDRTDKLLPEGARKDYWYINHKLMQSGPEIHTYADQWGDIRGRTIYPNEARRAYLNLGDEKPGHFVDVARELGVEDPDNSRGVLMADLDNDGDLDLVITNQHGPASVYRNTLRAEGASLPEGAHFVGITLEGDGIRTHRTAVGSRVVVSYDEGSKRVEQMQEVGLMGGFSASADPRMHFGLGRHARPVTATVHWYGGEVQTVQLEADRYHVIRQPPGSTALQGRR, from the coding sequence ATGCTTCCACCGATGCGCGTCGAGCGCTGGGGCTGGGTCTGGCCCCGCTGGACCGACCCGCGCCTGCCTTTCGCGGGCATCCTGACCCTGTACGGCGTACTGGGCTTCTCCTTCTTCGGCTTCAACCGCAGCCCGGCGCAGATGGCGGCCATCGTCATCACTGGAAGCGTGCTGGACGCGGCGCTCGGCTGGTTGCTGCGCCGGGAGAAGGTGGTGCCGCTGAGCGGGTACATCTCCTGCTGCTCGCTGGCGCTGCTGCTCAACTACTCGCACCACAGCTGGCTCCTGCTGCTCCCGGTGTGGCTGACCATCGGCTCCAAGTACGTGCTCACCTTCGAGGGTAAGCACATCTTCAACCCGTCGATGTTCGGGGTGGCCACCTCGCTGCTGCTGTCGCGCGAGCTCATTACGGCGGCGCCCGCGTACCAGTGGGCCAACGGCGCGGTGGCGATGTCCGCCTTCATCGTCATGGCGGCGCTGGTGCTCTTCTTCTTCCGGGTGGGGCGCGGCTGGCTGGTGGTGAGCTTCCTCACCTTCTACGCGGCGCAGACAGCCCTGCGCGCCTACGTCATGCGGCACCACCTGCCGCCCGAGGTGCTCTTCCTCGGCACGCTGGGGGCGCCCTCTTTCTTCATCTTCACCTTCTATATGATCACCGATCCGGGGACGTCGCCGAACACGCCCCGGGCGCAGGTGCTGCTCGCGCTGGCCATCACGCTGGTGGACCTGGTGCTGCACTTCAAGGAGAGCGTCTACACCTTCTTCTACGCGGCCCTCACGTGTGCCACCGCGCGCTTCCTCTTCCTGCACGCGCGCGCGGCGTGGAGAAAGGGGCTGGGTGAGTCTCTGCGCATCTTCTTCTCCGCGGATCGGCTCAAGCGCGTGGGCGTGGTGGGCGGGCTCGGCGCCGCGATGGCCGGGGCGTACTTCGTCGTGGTGGCGCCCTCAGTGACCGCGCACCCGCTGAACTTCCACATGGATCGGATGGAAGCGGCGCAGACGGGGCTGGGCTCGCAGATGGGCGACGTGCTCACGCGCGTGGACCCCCGTGTGGCCCACATCTCCAAGTGGGTGCTGAGTGTGGGCGACTCGGTGGCCGCGGGCGACTTCGATGGGGATGGGCTGCTGGACCTGTTCCTGTCTCATCCGCTCAAGCGGGACGAGGACCGCGCCGCGCTCTACCGCAACCTGGGCGGCTTCCGCTTCGAGCGGGTGAAGGTGCCCGTGCTGGAGCGCTTCGCCCAGAGCTATGACCGGAACGGGCTGGCCGGCACCGCCACCTTCGTGGACTACGACGGGGATGGAGACCAGGACCTGGCCATCGGCGTGGCGTTCGGGCCCTCGCGGCTGCTGCGCAACCAGCTGCGCGAGACGGGACAGGCCACCTTCGAGGACGTCACCGAGAAGGCGGGCGTCGCGGACCACTCGGTGAGCCTGGGGGTGGCGTTCCTCGACTACGACCGGGATGGGCACCTGGATCTGCTCGTCACCAATGCGCTCACCACGCACCTGCCGGACTACGCGAAGCCCACGCCGCTCAACCTCTTCCACCTGCCCGAGCCCGAGTACCCCGGCGACCGCCGCATGTTCCGCTTCATGCACGACGGCTGGCACCAGGCGGACAACGGCGGCCTGAACCGCCTCTACCGCGCGCGGGGCGATGGCACCTTCGAGCCGCTCGACATGCAGGCGATGGGGATGCCGGAGACGCGCTGGTCGCTCGCGACGAGCACGGTGGACCTGAACCACGACGGGTGGACGGACCTCTACATCGCCAACGACTTCGGGCCGGACGAGGTGTACCTGAACGAGGGCGGCAAGCACTTCCGCCGCATCGCGGGGAAGCTCTTCGGCGAGATTGGCAAGGACACCTATAAGGGGATGAACGCCTCGGTGGCGGACTTCGACCGGAACGGGTACCTGGATGTGTACGTGTCCAACGTGCACCACTCGCTCCAGGCCGAGGGCAGCCTGCTGTGGATGGTGGGACCGGGCCAGGGGGATCCGTTCGTCCCCTCGTTCAAGGACGAGGCCACGTTCCGGGGCGCGCTCAACGAGCGGCGCTTCGGCTGGGGCGCGGCGGCCGGAGACCTGGACAACGATGGGTGGCCGGACATCGTGCAGGCCAACGGCATGGTGGATGACCGGACGGACAAGCTGCTGCCGGAAGGGGCTCGCAAGGACTACTGGTACATCAACCACAAGCTGATGCAGTCCGGGCCCGAGATTCACACGTACGCGGACCAGTGGGGCGACATCCGCGGGCGCACCATCTACCCGAACGAGGCGCGGCGCGCGTACCTCAACCTGGGAGATGAGAAGCCCGGCCACTTCGTGGACGTGGCGCGCGAGCTGGGCGTGGAAGATCCGGACAACTCGCGCGGCGTGCTGATGGCGGACCTGGACAACGACGGAGACCTGGATCTGGTCATCACCAACCAGCACGGGCCGGCCTCGGTGTACCGCAACACGCTGCGCGCCGAGGGAGCCTCTCTGCCTGAGGGCGCGCACTTCGTGGGCATCACGCTGGAGGGCGATGGCATTCGCACGCATCGCACGGCGGTGGGCTCGCGCGTGGTCGTCTCCTACGACGAGGGCAGCAAGCGCGTGGAGCAGATGCAGGAGGTGGGGCTGATGGGGGGCTTCTCGGCCTCGGCGGATCCGCGCATGCACTTCGGCCTGGGGCGGCATGCGAGGCCGGTGACGGCCACCGTGCACTGGTATGGCGGGGAGGTGCAGACAGTGCAGCTCGAGGCCGATCGCTACCACGTGATCCGCCAGCCGCCGGGTTCCACGGCGCTGCAGGGAAGGAGATGA
- a CDS encoding fatty acid desaturase: MSFLASVTRSTLPPRVRVPPELLVRPELPELVRQALTEWGLIAACWVGMAWVPAATPLFVLLIAGRMHAFGVILHDAVHLSVRRKSPGIWLLECLAGYPVAATWNAMRYHHLRHHHHEGSSLDAYSRPKPGPWWRTVPLGLVLILIVPGWTVRGLMGLLAWAVPALRNVYGRAFLMDRSGEDLIHSPEVLACSRAELGQVLLQLGVLALAWRWPYAVGVGYVLPLMVASAACGYRLLAEHTPLRDQGRTLQGILASTADHGLGWLGRLLLAPRNVGLHIVHHLHPQVAASHLPRLRAWYLQHYPEHYPRPRRF, encoded by the coding sequence ATGAGCTTCCTCGCCTCCGTCACCCGCTCCACGCTGCCGCCCCGCGTCCGGGTGCCGCCTGAGCTGCTGGTACGCCCCGAGCTGCCAGAGCTCGTGCGCCAGGCTCTCACCGAGTGGGGCCTCATCGCGGCTTGCTGGGTGGGCATGGCCTGGGTGCCCGCCGCCACGCCCCTGTTCGTGCTGCTCATCGCGGGCCGCATGCACGCCTTCGGCGTCATCCTCCACGACGCAGTGCACCTCTCCGTGCGTCGCAAGAGCCCGGGCATCTGGCTGCTGGAGTGTCTGGCGGGCTATCCCGTCGCCGCCACGTGGAACGCGATGCGTTATCACCACCTGCGCCACCACCACCATGAGGGCTCGTCGCTCGACGCTTACAGCCGGCCCAAGCCCGGGCCCTGGTGGCGCACGGTTCCGCTGGGGCTCGTGCTCATCCTCATCGTCCCCGGATGGACGGTGCGCGGCCTCATGGGCCTGCTGGCCTGGGCCGTGCCCGCGCTGCGCAACGTGTATGGCCGCGCCTTCCTCATGGACCGCTCCGGAGAGGACCTCATCCACAGCCCCGAGGTGCTCGCGTGCTCGCGCGCCGAGCTCGGCCAGGTGCTCCTCCAGCTCGGGGTGCTCGCCCTGGCGTGGCGCTGGCCGTACGCCGTGGGCGTAGGCTACGTGCTGCCCTTGATGGTGGCCTCCGCCGCCTGTGGGTACCGGCTCCTCGCCGAGCACACACCCCTGCGCGATCAGGGCCGCACGCTCCAGGGCATCCTCGCCTCCACGGCGGACCATGGCCTGGGGTGGCTCGGCCGGCTGCTGCTGGCGCCGCGCAACGTGGGCCTTCACATCGTCCACCACCTCCATCCCCAGGTGGCCGCGAGCCACCTGCCCCGGCTGCGCGCGTGGTACCTCCAGCACTACCCCGAGCACTACCCTCGCCCGCGCCGCTTCTGA
- a CDS encoding STAS/SEC14 domain-containing protein, with translation MFQIQIDRTNALIDFVVDGYIPMSEMQRFVEELKKATESLKGREIVIKADMRTFKPASPEAAVMLRDVQEFGLRNGVKRVAELVESQIVALQLNRVARESGTDKILRRFWEEAEARRWLLHGDPEDASPRR, from the coding sequence GTGTTCCAGATCCAGATTGATAGAACGAATGCCCTCATCGATTTCGTCGTGGATGGCTACATCCCCATGTCGGAGATGCAGCGCTTCGTGGAAGAGCTGAAGAAGGCGACGGAGAGCCTCAAGGGCCGGGAGATCGTCATCAAGGCGGACATGCGCACCTTCAAGCCTGCCTCGCCCGAGGCGGCGGTCATGCTGCGCGATGTCCAGGAGTTCGGCCTGCGCAACGGCGTGAAGCGGGTGGCGGAGCTGGTCGAGAGCCAGATTGTGGCCCTTCAGCTCAACCGCGTGGCGCGCGAGAGCGGCACGGACAAGATCCTCCGCCGCTTCTGGGAGGAGGCCGAGGCGCGCCGCTGGCTGCTCCACGGCGACCCGGAAGACGCCAGCCCCCGGCGGTAG
- a CDS encoding CinA family protein, with product MSVSPELRERARAVLERCRGAGVKLALAEASTGGLISASLTEVPGASAVVERALVPYSNESKEQLLGVSPSLFLAHGAVSAEVAQAMAEGLLARAPVELVLAETGIAGPGGGTPAKPVGLVFLALARRGAASVVLERHVFPGDRGSVRQSAALRGMELILDQLGETP from the coding sequence GTGAGCGTCTCGCCCGAGCTGCGGGAGCGGGCCCGCGCCGTCCTGGAGCGCTGCCGCGGCGCGGGGGTCAAGCTGGCGCTGGCCGAGGCCTCTACCGGTGGGCTCATCTCCGCGAGCCTGACGGAGGTGCCCGGTGCGTCCGCCGTGGTGGAGCGGGCGCTGGTTCCCTACTCCAATGAGTCCAAGGAACAGCTGCTGGGGGTGTCCCCCTCGCTGTTCCTGGCTCACGGGGCCGTGAGCGCCGAGGTGGCCCAAGCCATGGCGGAGGGACTGCTGGCCCGGGCGCCCGTAGAGCTGGTGCTCGCGGAGACGGGCATCGCGGGCCCGGGAGGCGGAACCCCCGCGAAGCCCGTAGGTCTCGTTTTCCTGGCGCTGGCCCGGCGCGGAGCAGCCTCCGTGGTGCTTGAACGGCATGTTTTCCCGGGAGACCGGGGCTCGGTGCGTCAAAGTGCTGCGCTTCGGGGCATGGAGTTGATCCTGGATCAGCTCGGGGAAACCCCGTAG